One window of the Runella slithyformis DSM 19594 genome contains the following:
- a CDS encoding peptide chain release factor 3 yields MSTIQEEIAKRRTFAIISHPDAGKTTLTEKLLLFGGAIQTAGAVKSNKIKKTATSDFMEIEKQRGISVATSVMTFEYNNLLINILDTPGHKDFAEDTYRTLTAVDSVILVIDCVKGVEEQTERLMEVCRMRDTPVIVFINKMDREGQNPFDLLDELEQKLNLKVRPLTWPVNGGATFKGVYHLLEKQMYFFKVNKTKVEDDVALLELDSEELDLKVGTRDADQLREDVELIDGVYDQFNREDYLSGKVAPVFFGSAVNNFGVRELLEAFCQISPLPIARQTNVRVVEPMEKNFTGFIFKIHANIDPRHRDRIAFLRVCSGTFERGKFYHHTRLDKNVRFSNPYSFLASAKEVIDEGFPGDVIGLYDTGTFKIGDTLTEGEKLLYAGIPSFSPEIFKELINLDPMKSKQLEKGVQQLTDEGVAQLFTLQPGNRKVVGTVGELQFEVIQYRLEHEYGAKCRWVQMNTTRACWITSEDPKKLQEFIRLKGTQIGYDKDNNPVFLADSEWMLRMNRDNNPDIQFHTTSEFKVMTD; encoded by the coding sequence ATGAGTACTATTCAGGAAGAAATAGCCAAACGGCGCACATTTGCCATTATCAGTCACCCGGATGCGGGAAAAACAACCCTGACCGAAAAGCTCCTGCTTTTTGGAGGGGCCATTCAAACGGCGGGTGCCGTAAAATCGAATAAGATCAAGAAGACCGCTACCTCTGACTTCATGGAAATAGAGAAGCAGCGCGGTATTTCGGTCGCTACATCGGTAATGACGTTTGAATATAATAATCTTTTGATCAATATATTGGATACTCCCGGTCACAAAGACTTTGCCGAGGATACCTACCGTACGCTGACGGCAGTTGACTCGGTGATTTTGGTGATCGATTGTGTGAAAGGCGTTGAGGAACAGACTGAGCGGCTCATGGAAGTGTGTCGGATGCGCGATACCCCGGTAATCGTTTTTATTAATAAAATGGACCGGGAAGGGCAAAATCCGTTTGATCTGTTGGATGAACTGGAACAGAAGTTAAACCTGAAAGTACGTCCGCTGACGTGGCCTGTCAACGGTGGTGCAACGTTCAAAGGGGTATATCACTTGCTGGAAAAACAGATGTATTTTTTCAAAGTGAATAAAACCAAGGTAGAAGATGACGTGGCCTTGCTGGAGTTGGACTCAGAGGAGTTAGATTTAAAAGTAGGTACCCGCGACGCCGACCAACTGCGGGAAGATGTGGAGCTGATTGATGGCGTATACGACCAATTCAACCGCGAAGATTACCTCTCGGGCAAAGTGGCCCCCGTCTTTTTCGGCAGTGCGGTCAATAACTTCGGCGTGCGTGAATTGCTCGAAGCCTTTTGCCAAATTTCACCGCTGCCCATTGCCCGTCAAACGAATGTGCGGGTAGTTGAGCCGATGGAGAAGAATTTTACAGGTTTTATTTTTAAAATTCACGCTAATATTGACCCCCGTCATAGGGATCGGATCGCATTTTTGCGGGTATGCTCAGGAACATTTGAGCGCGGTAAATTTTATCATCATACCCGATTGGACAAAAATGTTCGTTTTTCCAACCCATACAGCTTTCTGGCTTCGGCCAAAGAGGTCATTGATGAGGGATTTCCGGGAGACGTGATCGGTTTATACGACACCGGTACGTTCAAGATCGGCGATACGCTCACCGAAGGTGAAAAATTACTGTATGCAGGTATTCCTAGTTTCTCGCCTGAGATATTCAAAGAGTTGATCAATCTCGACCCCATGAAATCGAAACAGTTGGAAAAAGGAGTTCAACAATTGACCGATGAGGGCGTAGCCCAGTTGTTTACGCTACAACCCGGCAACCGGAAAGTGGTGGGAACTGTCGGAGAGTTGCAGTTTGAGGTCATTCAGTACCGTTTAGAGCACGAATACGGAGCTAAGTGCCGTTGGGTACAAATGAATACTACCCGGGCATGTTGGATAACGAGCGAAGATCCTAAGAAGTTACAGGAATTTATTCGATTGAAAGGAACCCAAATCGGGTATGACAAAGATAATAACCCGGTCTTTTTGGCCGATTCTGAATGGATGCTGCGCATGAACCGTGACAACAATCCCGACATTCAGTTTCATACCACTTCAGAATTTAAGGTAATGACGGATTGA
- the pgmB gene encoding beta-phosphoglucomutase, whose product MAQPKAFLFDLDGVIVDTAHFHYQAWRRLANEKLGFDISEEFNESLKGVSRTESLERILAHGNVTLDAATKDAYATLKNDWYTELIHKMVPDDILPGVSEFLEKTRLAGIKIGLGSVSKNAIPILERIGILNAFDTIIDGTKITKGKPDPEVFLKGAEALGVVPEECVVFEDAVAGIEAAHRAGMKTVGIGLPSILTKADVVLANLNNLQIAELQNSLFSE is encoded by the coding sequence ATGGCCCAGCCAAAAGCATTTTTGTTTGACCTCGATGGGGTCATTGTGGATACCGCCCACTTCCACTATCAGGCATGGCGGCGATTAGCCAACGAAAAATTAGGGTTCGATATCTCCGAAGAATTTAATGAAAGTCTTAAAGGAGTAAGCCGCACAGAATCCCTTGAACGGATTCTTGCGCACGGAAATGTAACGCTCGATGCCGCCACCAAAGACGCCTACGCCACCCTGAAAAATGATTGGTATACAGAGCTCATCCACAAGATGGTTCCGGATGATATTCTGCCGGGCGTTTCGGAATTTTTAGAGAAAACCCGTTTAGCAGGGATAAAAATCGGCCTTGGGTCAGTCAGCAAAAATGCAATACCGATCCTGGAGCGTATCGGTATTCTCAATGCTTTCGACACCATCATTGACGGCACAAAAATCACCAAAGGCAAGCCTGATCCGGAAGTATTTTTAAAAGGAGCAGAGGCGTTGGGAGTTGTTCCGGAAGAATGTGTGGTTTTTGAAGATGCCGTAGCCGGAATAGAAGCCGCCCATAGAGCCGGCATGAAAACCGTCGGTATCGGCCTGCCTTCCATATTAACGAAGGCCGATGTAGTTTTAGCCAATCTAAACAATCTGCAAATCGCGGAGTTACAAAACTCATTATTTTCAGAGTAG
- a CDS encoding PIG-L family deacetylase, which produces MKSLPLFALLTGMFSGFAQGPKVLIVTAHPDDETMFPVTVFKITRELKGIADLALITDASGGFNGMVASKYYGMNMLDSVVGRKNLPLIRKKEMMAAGEILGIGNYFFFDQIDDYYNRNEKPYLQGKNWDIGYIERRLDAVLAKGQYDFIFCLIPHEGQHAHHKASSLCALRAVQRYKGPNPPIVLGGQAANKGYTFTFSALEEYPETAISPAAPVFEFDRSFGFGEDNKHSYMIVADWVKAAHKSQSGDMNQSMHRGELETFWYFALNGEKRIPEVKQLFENLKKSGFPTK; this is translated from the coding sequence ATGAAATCTTTACCTCTATTTGCTCTTTTAACCGGTATGTTCAGCGGTTTTGCTCAAGGCCCCAAAGTGCTCATCGTTACGGCTCATCCGGATGATGAGACGATGTTTCCGGTCACTGTTTTTAAAATTACCCGCGAGCTCAAAGGCATCGCCGACCTTGCGCTGATTACCGATGCCTCAGGGGGATTTAACGGAATGGTAGCATCAAAGTACTACGGTATGAACATGCTTGACTCAGTGGTGGGTCGTAAGAATCTACCCCTTATACGTAAGAAAGAAATGATGGCCGCCGGCGAGATTTTGGGCATCGGTAATTACTTCTTTTTCGACCAGATCGATGATTATTACAACCGCAATGAAAAGCCTTACCTGCAAGGCAAAAACTGGGACATCGGCTATATTGAGCGTCGATTGGACGCGGTGCTGGCCAAAGGACAATACGATTTTATTTTTTGTTTGATCCCGCACGAAGGGCAACATGCCCACCACAAAGCCTCTTCTTTATGCGCTCTTCGGGCTGTACAACGTTATAAAGGCCCCAATCCGCCCATCGTATTGGGTGGACAGGCCGCTAATAAAGGTTATACATTTACGTTCTCCGCCCTGGAGGAATATCCCGAAACAGCCATCAGTCCAGCAGCGCCTGTATTTGAATTTGACCGTTCTTTCGGGTTTGGTGAAGACAATAAACACAGTTATATGATTGTAGCCGATTGGGTAAAAGCGGCTCATAAATCGCAAAGCGGGGATATGAATCAGTCCATGCACCGGGGTGAACTGGAAACCTTTTGGTATTTTGCCCTCAACGGAGAAAAACGTATCCCTGAAGTAAAACAGCTTTTTGAGAACCTGAAGAAAAGCGGCTTTCCCACAAAATAA
- a CDS encoding 3-coathanger stack domain-containing protein: MIGSPVWGQLSVSFPFDGAVFQRSISNTATVTIAGSYSGAVERVEARLTAVAGGTSIGWADIDYQPKNGMYTGNLRGVTGGWYTLEVRSILFNNVISTVSLSRVGVGEVFIIAGQSNVQGIENRGNKASSDAQGRIKYIDWLLPCPDGVCQNVDPPFPLISTLNSTGQGIHIAPNGNTSWAWGELGDALLSRFNVPVLFFNAAAGGSSVGNWSRSADGLPSGHPLFGFLYGGNPDFPYQYLRKALNYYACLFGVRAVLWHQGESDSIKNRNENPNDNTSAAEYRDSLQYVIRRSRSHSNKALLPWVVGRGSYWYDPAGGPGTDAEVISGQNLTISPADKIFEGPNTDNIQVPRVDGVHLENVPGGAQGISEFAAGWNTYLTNTFFATANPYAATAPPSLTLGCSGNTYSITAPAGYSYFWVNGNNDITTHFSTNQTIYPGAGTYRVYLKDAFGNTVVTQSVTVPSLNPVPPTLSASASPVVAGQSVMLYAQGCSGTVTWSTGQGGYSISQTLSQTTTYTATCGIGSCVSTQASIQVSACPANATLSADYVSDQTLTVKASNALIGTNAVRAGATITYDAKNSVTLQPGFLAEKNSTFTAVAGVGCTN; this comes from the coding sequence GTGATAGGCTCACCGGTTTGGGGGCAGCTCTCCGTATCTTTTCCCTTCGATGGAGCCGTCTTTCAACGAAGTATTTCCAATACGGCAACGGTCACGATTGCCGGAAGTTATAGCGGAGCTGTCGAGCGGGTTGAAGCCCGCCTGACCGCTGTTGCCGGGGGAACGAGTATAGGCTGGGCCGATATAGATTATCAGCCAAAAAATGGGATGTATACAGGAAATCTACGTGGGGTAACGGGGGGATGGTATACTCTGGAAGTGCGTTCAATACTGTTTAACAATGTGATCTCAACGGTGTCGTTATCGAGGGTAGGAGTGGGAGAGGTATTTATCATTGCGGGCCAGTCAAATGTACAGGGGATAGAAAACCGTGGTAACAAAGCTTCGTCGGACGCACAGGGACGTATAAAATATATTGATTGGTTATTGCCATGTCCGGACGGTGTCTGTCAGAATGTTGACCCGCCTTTTCCCCTAATCTCTACGCTCAACAGCACGGGTCAGGGAATTCATATTGCTCCCAATGGAAATACTTCCTGGGCGTGGGGAGAATTAGGCGATGCGCTCCTGAGTCGTTTTAACGTGCCCGTTTTATTTTTCAATGCCGCCGCCGGAGGCTCATCGGTCGGCAATTGGAGCCGCAGTGCCGATGGGTTGCCGTCGGGGCATCCGCTGTTTGGTTTTTTGTATGGAGGTAATCCTGATTTTCCGTATCAATATCTCCGCAAAGCGCTTAATTATTACGCTTGTCTGTTTGGCGTCAGGGCTGTACTGTGGCATCAGGGAGAATCTGATTCGATCAAAAATCGCAATGAAAATCCTAACGACAATACGTCAGCGGCTGAATACCGCGACAGTCTGCAATACGTCATCCGTCGCTCACGTTCACACTCCAATAAGGCCCTCTTGCCGTGGGTGGTAGGCCGAGGTTCATATTGGTATGATCCTGCCGGCGGCCCTGGTACGGATGCCGAGGTGATTTCCGGGCAAAATTTGACCATCAGCCCTGCGGACAAAATTTTTGAGGGTCCCAATACCGACAACATTCAAGTTCCGAGGGTAGATGGGGTACACCTTGAAAATGTACCGGGAGGCGCGCAGGGAATTTCTGAATTTGCCGCCGGATGGAATACTTATCTCACGAATACGTTCTTTGCGACCGCTAATCCGTACGCGGCCACCGCACCGCCTTCGCTGACGTTGGGGTGCTCCGGAAATACTTATTCCATCACGGCACCGGCCGGTTACAGCTATTTTTGGGTCAATGGGAATAATGACATAACGACGCATTTTTCAACGAATCAAACGATCTATCCCGGGGCAGGGACGTATCGGGTGTATTTGAAAGATGCTTTTGGCAATACCGTTGTGACACAGTCAGTAACGGTACCGTCGCTGAATCCTGTGCCGCCCACATTGTCGGCAAGTGCGTCACCGGTGGTGGCGGGTCAGTCTGTTATGCTGTATGCACAGGGGTGCAGCGGCACGGTGACTTGGTCTACCGGCCAGGGGGGGTACAGTATCTCACAAACACTTTCGCAAACAACTACCTACACGGCTACCTGCGGTATCGGAAGCTGTGTCTCCACCCAGGCTTCTATTCAGGTCAGTGCCTGTCCGGCCAATGCTACGTTATCTGCGGACTACGTTTCCGACCAAACCCTTACGGTTAAAGCATCCAATGCGCTTATCGGGACCAATGCGGTTCGGGCCGGAGCCACCATAACCTATGATGCAAAAAATTCGGTGACGCTTCAGCCGGGCTTTTTGGCCGAAAAAAACAGCACATTTACAGCGGTAGCGGGGGTAGGTTGTACCAATTAA
- a CDS encoding TIGR01459 family HAD-type hydrolase, protein MLYLDNFKEVAERYQVFFFDAFGVLKNAHGLIPNIGDTFSYLRQQQKPFYILTNDASRSPQQLAESYWRLGLHDITADSIISSGMLAREYVQLKVKQGTVAYLGTEDSAHYIETADLKTLSISDVDPDNAGDINALVLLDDEGFDWNHDLNKAVNLLRRRTIPVIVANTDNTYPTSKTQVAIAIGGVADMLENIVGKQFIRFGKPDAQLFMFAYERVIAQNPAIGKKDIVMVGDTLRTDISGGNKFGLDTVLVLTGNIPAEDAEIRIRSTGIIPTYVCESAVIV, encoded by the coding sequence ATGTTATACCTGGATAATTTTAAAGAAGTTGCCGAGCGCTATCAAGTTTTTTTCTTTGATGCCTTTGGAGTATTAAAAAATGCCCATGGACTCATTCCCAACATTGGTGACACGTTTTCGTACCTCCGGCAGCAGCAAAAGCCGTTTTATATTCTGACCAATGACGCCTCCCGAAGCCCGCAGCAATTGGCCGAATCCTATTGGCGGTTGGGGCTGCATGACATCACGGCCGACAGTATCATCTCCTCAGGTATGTTGGCCCGGGAATATGTACAATTAAAGGTCAAACAGGGGACGGTCGCCTATTTAGGCACCGAAGATTCAGCCCATTACATTGAAACCGCTGACCTCAAAACCCTTTCGATCTCTGACGTTGATCCGGACAATGCAGGCGACATTAACGCCCTTGTTTTACTGGATGATGAAGGGTTTGACTGGAATCACGACCTCAACAAAGCAGTCAACCTGCTACGGCGGCGAACGATCCCCGTCATTGTAGCCAATACCGACAATACCTACCCTACTTCAAAAACGCAGGTAGCCATTGCCATCGGGGGCGTAGCCGATATGCTCGAAAACATCGTCGGGAAGCAATTCATCCGGTTTGGTAAGCCTGACGCCCAACTGTTTATGTTTGCCTACGAACGAGTCATTGCTCAAAATCCTGCCATTGGCAAAAAAGACATTGTCATGGTGGGCGACACCCTCCGAACGGATATATCCGGCGGCAACAAATTTGGACTGGATACGGTGCTGGTGCTGACGGGTAACATTCCCGCCGAAGATGCCGAAATTCGAATTCGAAGCACGGGGATTATCCCTACCTATGTGTGCGAATCAGCGGTAATTGTGTAA
- a CDS encoding UDP-N-acetylmuramate--L-alanine ligase translates to MQVHFIAIGGSVMHNLAIALHHKGYKVSGSDDEIYDPAQSRLQSLGLLPAEMGWFPKKIHADLDAVIVGMHARKDNPELARAIELGLPVYSYPEYIYQQSLHKQRVVIAGSHGKTTITSMILHVLRYNNRLFDYLVGAQLEGFDTMVKLTDNAPTIIIEGDEYPASPTDANPKFLHYHPHIALISGIAWDHYNVFPTWEVYVDQFEKLAESLPKSGILIFDETDDMLDVIGKNERVDVRPVPYEAHAHRIVNGQTFLSTADYGDVPLLVFGEHNMKNISGALAVCTELGLTHAQFYRAIQTFKGAANRMETLAKNDKTAAFKDFAHAPSKVEATTKAAKSQFPKRILVACVELHTFSSLNKDFIGQYAHKLDAADIAAVYYNPHTLMHKRLAAIEPAEVQAAFQRKDLHVFTDHKALQAFLLDQKWTDANLLMMSSGTFGGLNLKELAAEIVQ, encoded by the coding sequence ATGCAGGTCCATTTCATTGCCATTGGCGGAAGCGTAATGCACAATTTAGCCATTGCCTTACATCATAAAGGATACAAAGTGAGCGGCTCCGACGACGAAATATACGATCCCGCTCAATCCCGACTCCAAAGTTTAGGCTTACTTCCTGCCGAAATGGGCTGGTTTCCCAAGAAGATCCACGCAGACCTTGATGCTGTTATAGTAGGAATGCACGCCCGTAAAGACAATCCCGAACTGGCCCGCGCGATCGAATTAGGGCTGCCGGTGTACTCCTACCCCGAATACATTTACCAACAAAGCCTTCATAAACAACGCGTTGTGATCGCAGGAAGCCACGGCAAAACGACCATCACGTCGATGATCCTGCACGTACTTCGGTACAATAACCGACTTTTTGATTATTTGGTAGGAGCCCAACTGGAAGGCTTTGACACAATGGTAAAACTGACCGACAACGCCCCCACGATTATCATTGAAGGCGATGAATACCCGGCTTCCCCTACCGATGCCAACCCCAAGTTTTTGCATTATCATCCGCACATAGCGCTCATCAGCGGCATCGCCTGGGATCATTACAATGTGTTTCCGACCTGGGAAGTGTACGTAGACCAATTTGAAAAATTGGCCGAATCCCTCCCCAAATCAGGCATCCTGATCTTTGACGAAACGGATGATATGCTCGACGTCATCGGCAAGAACGAGCGCGTTGACGTGCGCCCGGTGCCGTATGAAGCCCATGCGCACAGAATCGTCAACGGACAAACCTTCCTCAGTACAGCCGATTACGGCGACGTGCCGCTGTTGGTTTTTGGTGAACATAACATGAAAAATATCAGCGGAGCACTGGCCGTATGCACTGAATTAGGGCTGACCCACGCCCAATTTTACCGCGCTATTCAAACCTTCAAAGGGGCCGCCAACCGTATGGAAACCTTGGCCAAGAACGACAAAACGGCGGCGTTCAAGGATTTTGCCCACGCTCCTTCCAAAGTGGAAGCGACCACCAAAGCCGCCAAATCGCAGTTTCCGAAACGTATATTGGTGGCCTGCGTAGAACTGCATACATTCAGCAGCTTAAATAAAGATTTTATCGGTCAATACGCTCATAAGTTGGATGCCGCCGATATAGCGGCAGTCTATTATAACCCGCATACCCTGATGCACAAACGCCTGGCTGCCATAGAGCCGGCCGAAGTACAGGCCGCTTTTCAGCGTAAAGACCTGCACGTTTTTACAGATCACAAAGCGTTGCAGGCTTTTTTACTCGACCAAAAATGGACCGATGCTAATCTGTTAATGATGAGCTCGGGCACCTTTGGCGGGCTGAATCTCAAAGAGCTGGCCGCCGAGATCGTTCAGTAA
- the tsaB gene encoding tRNA (adenosine(37)-N6)-threonylcarbamoyltransferase complex dimerization subunit type 1 TsaB, whose protein sequence is MSLIVSIDTSTRGCSVALHQNGQLLTAYDLLAEKSSSGMLTTLIQQAVEHAGFHLSELDAVAVAKGPGSYTGLRIAVSTAKGLCFALDKPLLSVNTLEAMALQVSGFYNDSSLLCPMLDARRMEVYCAVFDRTLRYVEPTQAKIIESESFAELLQTHKVVFFGDGAAKCRAVFGAYENAVFLPVDLYPSAKTVGQLAVELFESRHFEDPETFEPFYLKEFMTTVPKKARVGL, encoded by the coding sequence GTGTCTCTTATTGTAAGTATTGATACTTCTACGCGTGGCTGCTCGGTTGCTTTGCATCAAAACGGCCAATTGCTCACCGCATATGACCTGTTGGCCGAAAAATCGTCGTCGGGCATGCTCACCACGCTCATTCAGCAGGCTGTCGAGCACGCCGGCTTTCACCTTTCCGAGCTGGATGCCGTGGCAGTTGCCAAAGGCCCCGGCTCGTATACGGGACTCCGAATCGCCGTTTCCACAGCCAAGGGCCTGTGCTTCGCGCTCGATAAACCCCTGCTTTCCGTCAACACCCTCGAAGCTATGGCCCTGCAGGTCAGTGGTTTTTACAACGATAGTTCGCTTTTGTGCCCTATGCTCGACGCCCGACGTATGGAAGTATACTGCGCCGTCTTTGACCGGACCTTGCGGTACGTAGAGCCTACGCAGGCCAAGATCATCGAGAGCGAGTCGTTCGCGGAGTTGTTACAAACTCATAAGGTCGTGTTCTTCGGCGACGGTGCCGCTAAGTGCAGAGCCGTCTTTGGAGCATACGAAAATGCGGTCTTTCTGCCCGTGGATCTGTATCCTTCGGCCAAAACGGTAGGGCAACTGGCAGTGGAGCTGTTTGAAAGCCGGCACTTTGAAGATCCGGAGACCTTTGAGCCCTTTTACCTGAAAGAATTTATGACCACCGTTCCCAAAAAGGCGCGGGTGGGTTTGTAA
- a CDS encoding outer membrane protein assembly factor BamB family protein — protein MKKIILPFLGLAVLAGCSKTKDPMPKGIDAVFVGSSDNKLYAIHSKTGAKLWEFTAKSAVHSSPALGNGLVILGSSDENVYTLDIQTGAKVWEFASGMRISSAPFYADGTVYAGMGSTSNFTSKLYALNVVNGSKKWEFSADGLNVSSCTVVNGKVYVGGFTNLYALDAQTGKKQWEFVTGTGVDSSPAVADGMVYIGSNDFNVYAVDALTGTKKWQFATGGEVSSSPTVANGTVYVGSFDRKLYALDAKTGTKQWELRTDGPLLSSPVVSKGIVYIGSNDNKLYAVDAKTGAKKWEFWTSNRIQSSPVASDSLVYVGSLDNKLYAVDIQSGAKKWDFQTGGSIYSSPVILNAKGTVYSAGVSGAQQ, from the coding sequence ATGAAAAAAATCATTCTTCCTTTCCTCGGCCTGGCAGTATTGGCAGGCTGTTCTAAAACAAAAGACCCGATGCCTAAGGGCATTGATGCCGTTTTTGTGGGAAGCAGTGACAATAAACTCTACGCTATCCATTCCAAGACCGGCGCCAAACTTTGGGAATTTACGGCCAAATCGGCCGTGCATTCGTCGCCGGCCTTGGGGAATGGCCTCGTGATCCTGGGGAGTTCGGACGAAAATGTGTATACCCTTGATATTCAAACAGGAGCCAAAGTGTGGGAGTTTGCCTCCGGCATGCGCATTTCTTCGGCCCCTTTTTATGCCGATGGTACCGTATACGCGGGCATGGGCAGTACCTCCAATTTTACCAGTAAACTCTACGCTCTGAATGTGGTCAACGGCAGTAAAAAGTGGGAGTTTTCGGCCGATGGCCTTAATGTCTCATCCTGCACCGTTGTCAACGGGAAAGTATATGTGGGCGGCTTTACCAATCTATACGCGTTGGATGCCCAAACGGGGAAAAAACAGTGGGAGTTTGTCACGGGTACAGGCGTAGATTCATCGCCTGCGGTGGCCGACGGTATGGTGTATATCGGCAGCAATGATTTTAACGTCTATGCTGTCGATGCCCTGACGGGCACCAAAAAATGGCAGTTTGCGACGGGCGGAGAAGTCTCTTCTTCTCCAACCGTAGCCAACGGAACAGTGTATGTCGGCAGTTTTGACCGGAAACTCTATGCTTTGGACGCCAAGACGGGTACCAAACAGTGGGAATTAAGAACCGATGGCCCGCTTCTTTCCTCGCCGGTCGTGTCCAAGGGCATTGTGTATATTGGCAGCAATGATAACAAGCTGTATGCCGTAGATGCGAAAACAGGTGCTAAAAAATGGGAGTTTTGGACTTCCAACCGCATCCAATCTTCGCCGGTGGCTTCTGATAGCCTGGTGTACGTGGGCAGTCTTGACAATAAACTTTATGCCGTGGATATTCAGTCGGGGGCTAAAAAATGGGATTTTCAGACGGGAGGCAGCATTTATTCATCGCCGGTGATTCTCAATGCCAAAGGGACCGTATACAGTGCGGGGGTCAGCGGTGCGCAACAATAG